A section of the Brevundimonas sp. AJA228-03 genome encodes:
- a CDS encoding exopolysaccharide biosynthesis protein has translation MSLTVTSTGRPMRFSDTLERLGSHGGEKLFLGEIVEAFGERAFGAVMLLFAIVNMLPWPPGGTTLTGAPLLFLSAELAWGRDTLWLPHWLGRASVGRETFRRMSGRLMKLIRFSEALSKPRLYVLTGRLGQGLIGLACLVLSAILVLPVFGGNLIPAIAIGFFALGVMQRDGLAVLLGWITTGITGAVLIFAWTLVVAGFRLGFGWFGQVF, from the coding sequence ATGAGCCTGACGGTGACCTCGACCGGCCGACCGATGCGCTTCTCCGATACCCTGGAGCGGCTTGGGAGCCATGGCGGCGAGAAGCTGTTCCTGGGCGAGATCGTCGAGGCGTTCGGGGAGCGGGCGTTCGGAGCGGTCATGCTTCTGTTCGCCATCGTCAACATGTTGCCATGGCCCCCGGGTGGCACGACGCTGACCGGTGCGCCGCTGCTGTTTCTGTCCGCCGAGCTGGCCTGGGGGCGCGACACCCTGTGGCTACCGCACTGGCTGGGCCGGGCCTCGGTCGGCCGCGAGACCTTTCGCAGGATGAGCGGCCGGCTGATGAAACTGATCCGGTTCAGCGAGGCCCTGTCGAAGCCGCGCCTTTATGTCCTGACCGGCCGGCTGGGTCAGGGCCTGATCGGACTGGCCTGCCTGGTGCTGTCGGCCATTCTGGTGCTGCCGGTGTTCGGCGGGAACCTGATCCCGGCCATCGCCATCGGGTTCTTCGCGCTCGGCGTCATGCAGCGGGACGGTCTGGCAGTTCTGCTGGGCTGGATCACGACCGGCATCACGGGTGCCGTTCTGATCTTCGCCTGGACTCTCGTCGTCGCCGGGTTCCGGCTGGGCTTCGGCTGGTTTGGACAGGTTTTCTGA
- the flbT gene encoding flagellar biosynthesis repressor FlbT, translating into MPLKLSLKPGEKFVLNGAVVQNGDRRGVLILQNKASVLREKDIMQLDEVTSPAKRIYFPVMMMYLDESAAPKVYDEFVTRLSEFMGATRNPVAMTDCVACSKHVLAREYYKALMAARKLVDYEESLTGC; encoded by the coding sequence ATGCCGTTGAAGCTGTCGCTGAAGCCTGGAGAGAAGTTCGTTCTGAACGGCGCGGTCGTTCAGAACGGCGACCGTCGTGGTGTTCTGATCCTGCAGAACAAGGCCTCGGTTCTGCGTGAGAAGGACATCATGCAGCTGGACGAGGTCACGAGCCCGGCCAAGCGCATCTATTTCCCGGTCATGATGATGTATCTGGACGAGAGCGCGGCGCCCAAGGTCTACGACGAGTTCGTGACCCGGCTTTCGGAGTTCATGGGCGCGACCCGCAATCCGGTCGCCATGACCGACTGCGTCGCCTGTTCCAAGCATGTCCTGGCCCGGGAGTACTACAAGGCCTTGATGGCGGCACGGAAACTGGTGGACTACGAGGAAAGTCTGACCGGATGCTGA
- a CDS encoding flagellin gives MANSVNTNLGALVALQNLNATNAELSATQSRINTGKKVGSAKDNGAIWAIAQGQRSDIGALGAVRASLDRGVSAVDVSLAAGESISDLLVQMKEKALAATDKSLSTSSRSALNEDFKALRDQITSAANAADFNGVNLLKAGATGFQALANAAGTTTLTVGAEVLALGSTNVTVAATTTIGTATLASTALGLVNASLDKVSAALARLGTKSKALDTHRIFVGKLTDAMESGVGNLVDADLAKESAKLQSLQTKQQLGVQALGIANQSPQILLSLFQ, from the coding sequence ATGGCCAACTCGGTCAATACGAACCTTGGCGCCCTCGTCGCGCTGCAAAATCTGAACGCCACCAATGCCGAGCTGTCGGCGACCCAATCCCGGATCAACACCGGCAAGAAGGTCGGCAGCGCAAAGGACAACGGGGCCATCTGGGCGATCGCCCAGGGTCAACGGTCCGATATCGGCGCCCTGGGGGCGGTCAGAGCCTCGCTCGACCGCGGCGTATCGGCGGTGGACGTGAGTCTTGCGGCAGGTGAGAGCATTTCGGACCTGCTGGTCCAGATGAAGGAGAAGGCCCTGGCGGCGACGGACAAGTCGCTGTCGACGTCATCGAGGAGCGCGCTGAACGAGGACTTCAAGGCCCTCCGCGACCAGATCACCTCGGCTGCCAACGCCGCCGACTTCAACGGGGTCAACCTTTTGAAGGCGGGAGCGACCGGCTTCCAGGCCCTGGCCAATGCGGCGGGTACAACGACCCTGACGGTCGGCGCCGAGGTGCTGGCCCTGGGATCGACGAATGTCACCGTGGCCGCGACCACGACCATCGGCACCGCGACCCTGGCCTCCACGGCCCTGGGTCTGGTGAACGCCTCCCTCGACAAGGTCTCGGCTGCGCTCGCGCGTCTGGGCACCAAGTCGAAGGCGCTGGATACCCATCGTATCTTCGTCGGGAAACTGACGGACGCGATGGAATCCGGTGTTGGCAATCTGGTGGACGCCGATCTGGCAAAGGAAAGCGCCAAGCTCCAGTCGCTGCAGACCAAGCAGCAGCTGGGTGTTCAGGCTCTGGGGATCGCCAACCAGTCGCCACAGATTCTCCTGTCGCTGTTCCAGTAG
- a CDS encoding MoxR family ATPase, translated as MTRPTDRFEGTSNYIATQELKIAVNAAVALERPLLIKGEPGTGKTVLAYEMAAALKAPLITWHIKSTTKAHNGLYEYDAVSRLRDSQLGDERVHDVRNYLKPGKLWEAFTSPVRPILLIDEIDKADIEFPNDLLQELDRMEFFVQETGETIRAAVRPIVVITSNNEKELPDAFLRRCFFHYIRFPDDETMKAIVDVHFPAIKPRLVSEALKTFYEIRDTPGLKKKPSTSELLDWLKLLMVDDVQPETLREKSPNKLIPPLHGALLKNEQDVHLFERLAFLNRREGARPGG; from the coding sequence ATGACGCGGCCGACCGACCGGTTCGAGGGAACCTCGAACTACATCGCCACCCAGGAACTGAAGATCGCGGTCAATGCCGCTGTCGCCCTTGAACGCCCCCTGCTCATCAAGGGTGAGCCCGGCACGGGCAAGACGGTGCTGGCCTACGAAATGGCGGCCGCTCTGAAGGCACCGCTCATCACATGGCACATCAAGTCGACGACCAAGGCCCACAACGGCCTTTATGAATACGATGCCGTCAGCCGCCTGCGTGACAGCCAGCTGGGCGACGAGCGCGTCCATGACGTGCGGAACTATCTGAAGCCCGGCAAGCTGTGGGAGGCCTTCACCAGCCCCGTGCGGCCCATCCTTCTGATCGACGAGATCGACAAGGCCGACATCGAGTTTCCCAACGACCTGCTGCAGGAGCTCGACCGGATGGAGTTCTTCGTCCAGGAAACCGGTGAGACGATCCGCGCCGCCGTGCGCCCCATCGTCGTCATCACCTCGAACAACGAAAAGGAGCTGCCCGACGCCTTCCTGCGCCGCTGCTTCTTCCACTACATCCGCTTCCCCGACGACGAGACGATGAAGGCGATCGTCGACGTCCACTTCCCCGCCATCAAGCCTCGCCTGGTGTCCGAGGCGCTGAAGACCTTCTACGAGATCCGCGACACGCCGGGTCTGAAAAAGAAGCCCTCCACGTCCGAACTGCTGGACTGGCTGAAGCTGCTGATGGTCGACGACGTCCAGCCCGAAACCCTGCGGGAAAAGTCGCCCAACAAGCTGATCCCGCCCCTGCACGGAGCCCTGCTGAAGAATGAGCAGGACGTGCACCTGTTCGAGCGGCTGGCCTTCCTGAACCGGCGCGAAGGCGCTCGCCCGGGCGGCTAG
- a CDS encoding exopolysaccharide biosynthesis protein, producing the protein MPDYDFQSDHRPFSTVLDDIGAKDDPKLYLGELINAFGERGFGALMVFFGLINAIASPVPGTTTVLGAPLLLICLHLVIRRDQLWMPAWALKSSLPRDSYRATIAKVRKPLIQIERLSRPRFSVMSSEVSEVLIGVVTSLLAIIVMLPIFGGNLFPSLCVALFGFGLMQRDGALIAAAWLGVAGLGIFVWAAWSLIVAAFQTSLQWVQQLV; encoded by the coding sequence ATGCCTGATTATGATTTTCAGAGCGACCACCGCCCATTCTCGACGGTGCTGGACGACATCGGGGCCAAGGACGATCCGAAGCTCTATCTCGGCGAATTGATCAATGCCTTCGGAGAGCGCGGTTTCGGGGCGTTGATGGTGTTCTTCGGGCTGATCAATGCGATCGCATCTCCCGTTCCCGGCACGACGACCGTCCTGGGCGCACCGCTGTTGCTGATCTGCCTTCATCTGGTGATCCGGCGCGACCAGCTGTGGATGCCCGCCTGGGCGTTGAAGAGCAGCCTGCCGCGCGACAGCTACCGCGCCACGATCGCCAAGGTCAGAAAGCCCCTGATTCAGATCGAACGTCTGTCGCGTCCACGCTTCAGTGTCATGAGCAGCGAGGTATCGGAGGTCCTGATCGGCGTGGTGACCAGCCTGCTTGCGATCATCGTCATGCTGCCGATCTTCGGCGGCAACCTGTTCCCGTCGCTGTGCGTCGCCCTGTTCGGATTTGGTCTTATGCAACGGGACGGTGCCCTGATCGCCGCTGCCTGGCTGGGCGTCGCGGGGTTGGGCATCTTTGTCTGGGCGGCCTGGAGCCTGATCGTCGCCGCCTTCCAGACCTCTCTGCAGTGGGTCCAGCAGCTGGTGTAA
- the mgtE gene encoding magnesium transporter, with product MSERTATLDPVVTEDHEALDEDYVLTASFVEKVVDAADDGDGLRLRSLLEDLHPADVADLMGFLTADHRGVVVLWLPPELLAETLPELDDGIREEVLEGVAPGTLAEALQELDSDDAAAVVEDLEDDQREKVLAAMPATDRAAIENSLGYAEDTAGRLMQREVMAAPLFWSVGDTIDHVRAQGEDLPELFFDIYVVDPHNKPVGGIPISGLLRAARTVKLSDLMEPVNGIAADTDQEEVAYIFEKYHLISAPVVDSAGRLVGQITVDDIVNIIQEENREDILRLAGVSDESRGAGVFGVVRSRIPWLVVNLGTALFASMVIGQFENELKALVYLAILMPVVASIGGNSGTQALTVAVRSLASRELTSANAPRILGREVMVGLFNGVTIGALLAGVAWIWFREPLLSLTIGLAVLINLVAASLAGTLVPLALDRLDRDPAVASPVFVTWITDTVGFLSFLGLAGIILL from the coding sequence GTGAGCGAACGAACCGCCACTCTCGACCCTGTCGTCACCGAAGACCACGAGGCGCTGGACGAGGACTACGTCCTGACGGCGTCCTTTGTCGAAAAGGTCGTGGACGCCGCCGATGACGGCGACGGCCTGCGCCTGCGGTCGCTGCTGGAAGACCTTCACCCCGCAGACGTCGCCGACCTGATGGGCTTCCTGACAGCCGACCACCGGGGGGTCGTTGTGCTGTGGCTGCCGCCGGAGCTGCTGGCCGAGACCCTTCCCGAACTGGACGATGGCATCCGCGAGGAGGTGCTGGAGGGTGTCGCGCCGGGAACCCTGGCAGAGGCGCTTCAGGAACTGGACTCCGACGACGCCGCTGCCGTGGTCGAGGATCTGGAAGACGATCAGCGCGAAAAGGTCCTGGCCGCGATGCCGGCCACCGACCGCGCCGCGATCGAGAACTCGCTGGGCTATGCCGAGGACACCGCCGGACGCCTGATGCAGCGCGAGGTGATGGCCGCCCCACTGTTCTGGAGCGTCGGCGACACCATCGACCACGTGAGGGCGCAGGGCGAGGACCTGCCCGAGCTGTTCTTCGACATCTACGTCGTCGACCCGCACAACAAGCCTGTCGGCGGCATTCCGATCAGTGGCCTGCTGCGCGCGGCGCGGACGGTGAAGCTGTCGGACCTGATGGAACCCGTGAACGGCATCGCCGCAGACACCGACCAGGAAGAGGTCGCCTACATTTTCGAAAAGTATCACCTTATCTCGGCGCCGGTGGTGGACTCGGCCGGGCGGCTGGTCGGTCAGATCACCGTCGATGACATCGTCAACATCATCCAGGAGGAAAACCGCGAGGACATCCTGCGCCTGGCCGGCGTGTCTGACGAAAGCCGGGGTGCCGGCGTGTTCGGCGTGGTGCGGTCGCGCATTCCGTGGCTGGTGGTGAACCTGGGCACGGCCCTGTTCGCATCGATGGTCATCGGCCAGTTCGAGAACGAGCTGAAGGCCCTGGTCTATCTGGCCATCCTGATGCCGGTCGTGGCTTCAATCGGCGGAAACTCGGGCACCCAGGCCCTGACCGTGGCCGTGCGGTCGCTGGCTTCGCGCGAGCTGACCTCGGCGAACGCGCCCCGCATTCTGGGTCGGGAGGTCATGGTCGGACTGTTCAACGGAGTCACGATCGGCGCCCTCCTCGCAGGGGTTGCCTGGATCTGGTTCAGGGAGCCCCTGCTGTCGCTGACGATTGGCCTGGCCGTCCTGATCAACCTCGTCGCTGCCTCCCTGGCGGGAACACTCGTGCCCCTCGCCCTGGACCGGCTGGACCGGGACCCCGCCGTGGCTTCGCCGGTGTTCGTGACCTGGATCACCGATACTGTGGGTTTCCTGTCGTTCCTGGGCCTCGCCGGCATCATTCTGCTGTAG
- a CDS encoding methyltransferase type 11 has product MRLPLLVTLCAASALATGCDGENGVRISSSTTSSDAKGVLKVVETLQCPETLGVLTRKGTARAGGTVCTYSGPRGAEVSLHLVALDKEPVDTVLARFQSRLAAAMPRTSADLRASADADRAQIAADAARVQADAARADAETARATAEAATGERVTVQGPGVNIDSQGDQADVSLPGLQVKADGDRASVRIGGLSINADDSAGTADIRSSDDSVSIQAHDDAAEIRTRAPGDATRTTYMLTDSRPADEGWRLVGYEARGPVGGPLVIATVRARDRDSDGVFDSAKDLVTLNVGE; this is encoded by the coding sequence ATGCGTCTGCCCCTTCTGGTCACCCTCTGCGCGGCTTCGGCCCTCGCGACCGGCTGTGACGGCGAGAACGGCGTGCGCATCTCCAGCAGCACGACGTCATCGGACGCCAAGGGGGTGCTCAAGGTCGTCGAGACCCTGCAATGCCCCGAGACCCTGGGCGTCCTGACGCGCAAGGGCACCGCCCGGGCCGGCGGCACCGTCTGCACCTACTCGGGGCCCCGCGGAGCCGAGGTCTCGCTCCATCTGGTGGCGCTGGACAAGGAGCCGGTGGACACGGTCCTGGCCCGGTTCCAGTCCAGGCTGGCCGCGGCCATGCCCCGCACCTCGGCCGACCTGAGGGCCTCGGCCGACGCCGATCGGGCGCAGATCGCGGCCGATGCGGCGCGGGTCCAGGCGGACGCGGCAAGGGCCGATGCAGAGACTGCGCGCGCAACCGCAGAAGCGGCCACGGGCGAGCGTGTCACCGTCCAGGGGCCGGGTGTGAACATCGACAGCCAGGGCGACCAGGCCGACGTCAGCCTGCCCGGACTTCAGGTCAAGGCCGACGGCGACCGCGCCAGTGTCCGCATCGGCGGCCTCAGCATCAACGCCGACGATTCCGCAGGCACGGCCGACATCCGCTCCAGCGACGACAGCGTCAGCATCCAGGCCCATGACGACGCCGCCGAAATCCGCACCCGCGCGCCCGGTGACGCCACGCGGACCACCTATATGCTGACCGACAGCAGGCCGGCTGACGAGGGCTGGCGGCTGGTCGGTTACGAGGCGCGTGGACCGGTCGGTGGCCCCCTGGTGATCGCCACGGTGAGGGCCAGGGATCGCGACAGCGACGGCGTGTTCGACTCGGCCAAAGACCTGGTCACCCTGAACGTCGGAGAATAG
- a CDS encoding FliM/FliN family flagellar motor switch protein — protein sequence MSQIEAVDVELSVVLGRSVLPMSQLLRMGRGAVIPLDASENDEVWILANNHPVARGMIEIREDRIAITVTRPADVYDFMAGAA from the coding sequence TTGAGCCAGATTGAAGCCGTCGACGTCGAATTGTCCGTCGTGCTGGGCCGCTCCGTGCTGCCTATGTCCCAGCTGTTGCGGATGGGTCGCGGCGCCGTGATCCCGCTCGATGCATCGGAAAACGACGAGGTCTGGATCCTGGCCAACAACCATCCGGTGGCCCGCGGCATGATCGAGATCCGCGAAGACCGCATCGCGATCACAGTGACTCGCCCGGCCGACGTCTACGACTTCATGGCCGGAGCGGCCTAG
- the lipB gene encoding lipoyl(octanoyl) transferase LipB — MLAEPLSAAVSPLIRSDGRPVEWIVAPGYVPYEAAVAEMEMRVAAIAAGDAAERVWLLEHPPLYTAGVSARDDDLLDAGRFPVHRTGRGGQFTYHGPGQRVAYVMLDLNARGKDVRGFVRGLEAWLIGALAEFGIEAGVREGRVGVWVERKGPGWSREDKIAAIGVKIRKWVSFHGISLNVEPDLAHFEGIVPCGISEHGVTSLLDLGVIAGMDEADGALKASFRRVFGSVA; from the coding sequence ATGCTTGCCGAGCCGTTAAGCGCCGCCGTTTCACCACTGATTCGTTCCGATGGCCGCCCGGTCGAATGGATCGTCGCGCCCGGCTATGTGCCGTATGAGGCCGCCGTCGCCGAAATGGAGATGCGGGTGGCGGCGATCGCGGCCGGGGATGCGGCCGAGCGGGTCTGGTTGCTGGAGCATCCGCCGCTCTACACGGCCGGGGTGTCGGCCAGGGACGACGACCTGCTGGATGCCGGGCGGTTCCCGGTGCACCGGACCGGCCGGGGCGGGCAGTTCACCTATCATGGGCCGGGCCAGCGCGTGGCCTATGTGATGCTGGACCTGAACGCACGCGGGAAGGATGTGCGCGGCTTCGTGCGGGGGCTGGAGGCCTGGCTGATCGGAGCGCTGGCGGAGTTCGGCATCGAGGCCGGCGTGCGCGAGGGCCGGGTCGGTGTCTGGGTCGAGCGCAAGGGGCCGGGATGGTCGCGCGAAGACAAGATCGCGGCCATCGGGGTCAAGATCCGAAAATGGGTCAGCTTTCACGGCATCAGTCTGAATGTGGAGCCCGATCTGGCCCACTTCGAAGGCATCGTCCCCTGCGGCATCAGCGAGCACGGGGTGACGAGCTTGCTGGATCTGGGTGTCATCGCCGGCATGGACGAAGCAGACGGAGCCTTGAAAGCCAGTTTCCGTCGGGTCTTCGGCAGCGTCGCCTGA
- a CDS encoding isovaleryl-CoA dehydrogenase: MSIPNAPQSMEFGLGETADAIRETTARWAADRLAPIAAEIDETNTFRRDLWPEMGDLGLHGITVEEEWGGLGLGYLEHVVAMEEVSRASASIGLSYGAHSNLCVNQIRRWGTDGQKAKYLPKLISGEHVGSLAMSEAGSGSDVISMRTQARKVGDRYVLNGTKFWITNAPSADTLVVYAKSDPEAGSRGVTAFLIEKGMKGFSVSKKLDKMGMRGSDTAELVFEDCEVPEENVMGPVGGGAGVLMSGLDYERAVLAAGPLGIMQAALDVVLPYVRDRKQFGKPIGSFQLMQGKIADMYVALNSARTYVYAVAKACDQGLTTRYDAAGAILLASENAVKVSLEAVQALGGAGYTKDWPVERLVRDAKLYDIGAGTNEIRRFLIGRELLGA; this comes from the coding sequence ATGAGCATTCCCAACGCCCCCCAATCGATGGAATTCGGCCTCGGCGAGACGGCCGACGCCATCCGCGAGACCACCGCCCGCTGGGCCGCCGACCGGCTGGCCCCGATCGCGGCGGAGATCGACGAGACCAACACCTTCCGCCGCGACCTCTGGCCCGAGATGGGCGACCTGGGCCTGCACGGCATCACGGTCGAGGAGGAATGGGGCGGGCTCGGACTCGGCTATCTCGAACACGTCGTGGCGATGGAGGAGGTCTCGCGCGCCTCCGCCTCGATCGGCCTGAGCTATGGGGCCCACTCCAACCTGTGCGTCAACCAGATCCGCCGCTGGGGAACGGACGGGCAGAAGGCGAAATACCTGCCCAAGCTGATCAGCGGCGAGCACGTCGGTTCCCTGGCCATGTCGGAGGCCGGTTCCGGCTCCGACGTCATCTCCATGCGGACCCAGGCGCGCAAGGTCGGCGACCGTTACGTCCTGAACGGAACCAAATTCTGGATCACCAATGCCCCGTCGGCCGACACCCTGGTCGTCTATGCCAAGTCCGACCCCGAGGCCGGGTCCAGGGGCGTAACCGCCTTTCTGATCGAAAAGGGCATGAAGGGTTTCAGCGTTTCGAAGAAGCTGGACAAGATGGGTATGCGCGGCTCCGACACGGCCGAACTGGTGTTCGAGGACTGCGAGGTTCCCGAAGAGAATGTCATGGGCCCGGTCGGCGGCGGCGCGGGCGTGCTGATGAGCGGCCTGGACTATGAGCGCGCCGTACTGGCGGCTGGTCCGCTGGGTATCATGCAGGCGGCCCTGGACGTCGTCCTGCCTTACGTCCGCGACCGCAAGCAGTTCGGCAAGCCGATCGGCTCCTTCCAGCTGATGCAGGGCAAGATCGCCGACATGTATGTCGCCCTGAACAGCGCCCGGACCTATGTCTATGCCGTCGCCAAGGCCTGCGATCAGGGACTGACCACCCGCTACGACGCGGCGGGAGCGATCCTCCTGGCGTCAGAAAATGCTGTGAAGGTGTCGCTGGAAGCGGTTCAGGCCCTTGGCGGCGCGGGATATACGAAGGACTGGCCGGTCGAACGCCTTGTCCGCGACGCCAAGCTCTACGACATCGGTGCGGGCACAAACGAAATCCGCCGCTTCCTGATCGGGCGCGAGCTGCTGGGAGCCTAA
- the flaF gene encoding flagellar biosynthesis regulator FlaF — protein sequence MLSAYAQASTRTETPREMEYRLFGQVTRALIHASTVDPGDVKTRIDALDWNRRLWSVLATDCSDSQNQLSNPLKAQIISISLFVGRHSSAVMRGEEDFETLIDINRSIMQGLAPQGQPAAQAS from the coding sequence ATGCTGAGCGCGTATGCACAGGCTTCCACGCGGACGGAAACGCCGCGGGAAATGGAATACCGGCTGTTCGGCCAGGTCACCCGGGCACTGATTCATGCCTCGACCGTCGATCCCGGCGATGTGAAGACCCGCATTGACGCCCTCGACTGGAATCGGCGCCTCTGGTCCGTACTGGCCACCGATTGCTCGGATTCGCAGAACCAGTTGAGTAATCCGCTGAAGGCCCAGATCATCTCGATCAGCCTGTTTGTGGGCCGCCACTCGTCGGCCGTCATGCGCGGCGAGGAAGACTTCGAGACCCTGATCGACATCAACCGCTCGATCATGCAGGGCCTGGCTCCCCAGGGGCAGCCGGCCGCCCAGGCATCCTAG
- a CDS encoding lysozyme: MKISREGIVLIKSFEGFRPRAIRREDGGWVIGYGHTLSAREGASVSEADAELLLRYDLLPVETSVNEAGSTILNQHQFDALVSFVHSVGVDRFQSSDVLAHLVEGDADRAADALMGWPEPARPQAPLRRRVAERALFWANPDTDVVLSDLLAATPDIVAPTASETNPETPTASPEIYPPATETPPAIQTDPDDAEPGTVAVSMWLGETDAAVLPGVSPPPPVSEVAAESDVGTNAFAVPANDVAADGPTAPAIPDPFTSTEITATQLPEPEPEPEAEPEPGPLPEVTDDAGPAAASMPEKATVPTDASMPSAALPAERIAVTLKRYSPYGAAMIGPLPFLQPMQDRVIEPEPGVTPAIDPQRPATPTEVPVVADSEPATETSPIQEAIEVEPLILSPDDDAPTPALSREPWTVEERVELSDPSEAGLFGEDLSLTQGGAPILRHGDLEIQAPASFDWSETGAFIIMGAVGLTAFGAAMAAFRLAAEPSGGNETAIIAWVLALIGAGCVGVSSFNLYRRWGLPGGDN, encoded by the coding sequence ATGAAGATTTCCCGCGAGGGCATCGTCCTGATCAAGAGCTTCGAGGGCTTCCGCCCCCGGGCGATCCGTCGCGAGGACGGTGGCTGGGTCATCGGTTACGGCCACACCCTGTCGGCCCGCGAGGGCGCCAGCGTGTCGGAGGCCGATGCCGAACTGCTGCTGCGCTACGACCTCCTGCCGGTCGAGACGTCGGTGAACGAGGCCGGTTCCACGATCCTGAACCAGCACCAGTTCGATGCCCTGGTCAGCTTCGTCCACTCCGTGGGCGTCGATCGCTTCCAGTCCTCGGACGTCCTCGCCCATCTGGTCGAGGGCGACGCGGATCGGGCGGCAGACGCCCTGATGGGCTGGCCCGAGCCCGCCCGACCGCAGGCCCCGCTGCGTCGCCGCGTTGCCGAGCGCGCCCTGTTCTGGGCGAACCCGGATACGGACGTGGTGCTGTCCGATCTCCTCGCAGCGACGCCGGATATCGTTGCGCCTACCGCGTCCGAAACGAACCCGGAGACACCGACGGCATCACCGGAGATATACCCCCCTGCGACCGAAACGCCCCCCGCGATCCAGACGGACCCGGACGATGCGGAGCCAGGGACGGTGGCCGTTTCCATGTGGCTCGGAGAAACCGATGCCGCGGTCCTTCCGGGCGTCTCGCCGCCCCCTCCGGTGTCCGAGGTCGCTGCGGAGAGCGATGTCGGGACGAACGCCTTTGCCGTACCGGCCAATGACGTCGCCGCCGATGGGCCGACAGCGCCTGCGATTCCTGATCCCTTCACCTCCACCGAAATCACGGCGACACAACTGCCGGAGCCGGAGCCCGAGCCGGAGGCCGAGCCCGAGCCCGGTCCCCTGCCCGAAGTCACGGACGATGCCGGCCCGGCCGCCGCAAGCATGCCGGAAAAGGCGACGGTTCCGACGGATGCATCGATGCCGTCAGCCGCCTTGCCGGCTGAGCGCATCGCCGTCACGCTTAAGCGCTATAGTCCCTACGGGGCCGCCATGATCGGCCCCCTGCCCTTCCTGCAGCCAATGCAGGACCGGGTGATCGAGCCCGAGCCTGGGGTCACGCCGGCCATCGACCCTCAGCGTCCAGCGACGCCGACGGAGGTGCCGGTCGTCGCGGATAGCGAGCCGGCGACGGAGACTTCGCCGATCCAGGAGGCGATCGAGGTCGAACCGCTCATCCTCAGTCCGGATGACGATGCGCCGACGCCAGCGCTCTCGCGCGAGCCGTGGACGGTCGAGGAGCGCGTGGAGCTCAGCGACCCGAGCGAGGCCGGCCTGTTCGGCGAAGACCTGTCGCTGACCCAGGGCGGCGCGCCCATTCTGCGCCACGGCGACCTCGAAATCCAGGCACCCGCTTCGTTCGACTGGAGCGAAACGGGGGCTTTCATCATCATGGGTGCCGTCGGGCTGACGGCGTTCGGAGCGGCCATGGCCGCGTTCCGACTGGCAGCGGAGCCGTCGGGTGGCAACGAAACGGCCATCATCGCCTGGGTTCTGGCGCTGATCGGCGCGGGCTGCGTCGGGGTTTCCTCGTTCAACCTGTACCGTCGATGGGGCCTGCCGGGCGGCGACAACTAG
- a CDS encoding exopolysaccharide biosynthesis protein, which yields MPSSQSHARTFSEVLEDLGRGENSKLSLHEVVDRFGERGFGALILVLALVAMIPWPPGGKALFALAIILMAVQLTLLRHEVWLPVWAGKASVSRSFYRSASGKIMGIVRRFESLSRPRLLFMTGKVADILIGVVAVLMALMMGTSAPLIDVLPDLALVLFGLGLMARDGVILIGGWVMVGVSILTYVLAWESLIALFHGVRHTLHLG from the coding sequence ATGCCTTCTTCGCAGTCCCACGCCCGCACCTTTTCCGAAGTCCTCGAAGACCTCGGCCGCGGGGAGAACTCGAAGCTGTCCCTGCATGAGGTCGTGGACCGTTTTGGTGAGCGCGGCTTCGGCGCGCTGATCCTGGTGCTGGCCCTGGTGGCCATGATCCCGTGGCCCCCGGGCGGCAAGGCGCTGTTCGCCCTCGCCATCATCCTGATGGCCGTTCAACTGACCCTGCTGCGCCATGAGGTCTGGCTGCCGGTCTGGGCGGGCAAGGCCTCCGTGTCACGGAGCTTCTACAGGAGCGCCAGCGGCAAGATCATGGGCATCGTGCGTCGGTTCGAAAGCCTCTCGCGCCCGCGTCTGCTGTTCATGACCGGCAAGGTCGCCGACATCCTGATTGGCGTCGTCGCGGTATTGATGGCGCTCATGATGGGCACGTCCGCCCCGTTGATCGATGTCCTGCCCGACCTGGCGCTGGTGCTGTTCGGACTGGGCCTGATGGCGCGCGACGGGGTCATCCTGATCGGCGGCTGGGTGATGGTCGGGGTCAGCATCCTGACCTACGTCCTGGCCTGGGAATCGCTGATCGCGCTGTTCCACGGCGTGAGGCATACACTGCACCTGGGGTAG